From Streptomyces sp. Edi4, one genomic window encodes:
- a CDS encoding serine/threonine-protein kinase — MKMAMMRLRREDPRVVGSFRLHRRLGAGGMGVVYLGSDRRGQRVALKVIRPDLAEDQEFRSRFAREVSAARRIRGGCTARLVAADLEAERPWFATQYVPGPSLHDKVAEEGPLTAADTAAIGAALSEGLVAVHEAGVVHRDLKPSNILLSPKGPRIIDFGIAWATGASTLTHVGTAVGSPGFLAPEQVRGAAVTPATDVFSLGATLAYAAMGDSPFGHGSSEVMLYRVVHEEAQLRGVPDALAPLVQACLAKDPEERPSTLQLSMRLKEIAAREAQGGSHAPGADVRPPVQRDRAEVERPTGRVDERTQRYTEASRDVPSPASRPGARTGGSASRTGGSSSRTGGSAPRTGGSAPRTGGSSSRTGGSSSRTGGSRPGGPRGGASRPGGRPGTRPGARTSGGGLRPANPRLLRQRLTVFVLVTLIVLLGIAAVKQF, encoded by the coding sequence ATGAAAATGGCGATGATGCGGCTCCGGCGCGAGGACCCGCGTGTCGTCGGCTCGTTCAGGCTCCACCGGCGTCTCGGCGCCGGCGGCATGGGGGTGGTGTACCTCGGTTCGGACCGGCGCGGGCAGCGGGTGGCGCTGAAGGTGATCCGGCCCGACCTCGCCGAGGACCAGGAGTTCAGGTCGCGGTTCGCCCGTGAGGTCTCGGCGGCGCGCCGGATCCGTGGCGGGTGCACGGCCCGGCTGGTCGCCGCCGACCTGGAGGCGGAGCGCCCCTGGTTCGCCACCCAGTACGTGCCGGGGCCCTCACTGCACGACAAGGTCGCCGAGGAGGGCCCGTTGACGGCCGCCGACACCGCGGCGATCGGGGCCGCCCTGTCCGAGGGCCTGGTCGCGGTGCACGAGGCCGGGGTCGTCCACCGCGACCTCAAGCCGTCCAACATCCTGCTGTCCCCCAAGGGGCCGAGGATCATCGACTTCGGCATCGCGTGGGCCACCGGCGCCTCGACGCTGACCCATGTCGGCACGGCCGTGGGCTCCCCCGGCTTCCTCGCCCCCGAGCAGGTGCGCGGCGCCGCGGTCACGCCGGCCACCGATGTCTTCTCGCTCGGCGCGACCCTGGCGTACGCCGCGATGGGTGACTCGCCGTTCGGACACGGCAGTTCCGAGGTGATGCTCTACCGCGTGGTCCACGAGGAGGCGCAGCTGCGCGGTGTGCCCGACGCGCTGGCCCCCTTGGTCCAGGCGTGTCTGGCCAAGGACCCCGAGGAACGGCCGAGCACCTTGCAGCTGTCCATGCGGCTCAAGGAGATCGCCGCACGGGAGGCGCAGGGCGGCTCGCACGCACCGGGCGCGGATGTGCGTCCCCCGGTGCAGCGCGACCGTGCCGAGGTGGAACGGCCCACGGGACGGGTCGACGAGCGCACCCAGCGCTACACCGAGGCGAGCCGTGACGTCCCTTCCCCCGCGTCCCGCCCCGGGGCGCGCACGGGCGGCTCCGCGTCCCGTACGGGCGGCTCGTCATCCCGTACGGGCGGTTCCGCGCCGCGTACGGGCGGCTCGGCGCCTCGTACCGGTGGCTCCTCGTCGCGGACCGGCGGCTCTTCCTCGCGCACCGGTGGTTCGCGTCCGGGTGGGCCGCGCGGGGGTGCCTCCCGTCCCGGGGGGCGTCCCGGCACGCGGCCCGGGGCGCGCACGTCGGGCGGGGGGCTGCGGCCCGCCAACCCCCGGCTGCTGCGGCAGCGGCTCACCGTGTTCGTGCTGGTCACCTTGATCGTGCTGTTGGGTATCGCGGCGGTCAAGCAGTTCTGA
- the cobA gene encoding uroporphyrinogen-III C-methyltransferase, producing the protein MVEHPAYPVGLRLTGRRVVVVGGGQVAQRRLPALVAAGADVTLISPSATPSVEAMADAGEIRWERRRFQDGDLADAWYALVATADTASNERISAEAERFRVWCVRSDDASAATAWTPATGRSEGVTVAVLTTDTPDPRRSAAIRDAVVEGLRDGTLVAPQQRTRTPGVALVGGGPGDPDLITVRGRRLLAEADVVIADRLGPRDLLDELPPHVEVIDAAKIPYGRFMAQEAINNALIEHAKAGKAVVRLKGGDPYVFGRGMEELQALADEGITCTVVPGISSSISVPSAAGIPVTHRGVAHEFTVVSGHVAPDDERSLVDWKSLAQLRGTLVILMGVDKIGAIARALIAHGKSPETPVALVQEGTTAAQRRVDATLGSVGEVARAEEVKPPAVIVVGEVVRVNARP; encoded by the coding sequence ATGGTCGAACACCCCGCGTACCCGGTGGGCCTTCGCCTCACCGGCCGCCGCGTCGTCGTCGTCGGCGGCGGCCAGGTCGCCCAGCGCCGCCTGCCGGCCCTCGTCGCCGCCGGGGCGGACGTCACCCTGATCTCCCCGAGCGCCACCCCCTCCGTCGAGGCGATGGCCGACGCGGGCGAGATCCGCTGGGAGCGCCGCCGCTTCCAGGACGGCGACCTCGCGGACGCCTGGTACGCGCTCGTCGCCACCGCCGACACCGCCTCCAACGAGCGGATCTCCGCCGAGGCCGAGCGCTTCCGCGTCTGGTGCGTACGCTCCGACGACGCGAGCGCCGCCACCGCCTGGACCCCGGCCACCGGCCGCTCCGAGGGTGTGACGGTCGCCGTCCTCACCACCGACACCCCCGACCCGCGCCGCTCGGCCGCGATCCGTGACGCGGTCGTCGAGGGTCTGCGTGACGGCACGCTGGTCGCCCCGCAGCAGCGCACGCGCACCCCGGGCGTCGCCCTGGTCGGCGGCGGCCCCGGCGACCCGGACCTCATCACCGTGCGCGGCCGCAGGCTGCTTGCCGAGGCGGACGTGGTCATCGCCGACCGGCTCGGCCCGCGCGATCTGCTCGACGAACTGCCGCCGCACGTCGAGGTCATCGACGCGGCGAAGATCCCCTACGGCCGCTTCATGGCCCAGGAGGCCATCAACAACGCGCTGATCGAGCACGCGAAGGCCGGCAAGGCCGTCGTGCGGCTCAAGGGCGGCGACCCCTACGTCTTCGGGCGCGGCATGGAAGAGCTCCAGGCGCTCGCCGATGAGGGCATCACCTGCACCGTGGTGCCCGGCATCTCCAGCTCCATCTCGGTGCCGAGCGCGGCCGGCATTCCCGTCACGCACCGGGGTGTGGCGCACGAGTTCACCGTGGTCAGTGGCCATGTGGCCCCGGACGACGAGCGCTCGCTCGTCGACTGGAAGTCGCTGGCCCAGCTGCGCGGCACCCTGGTGATCCTCATGGGCGTCGACAAGATCGGCGCGATCGCGCGGGCGCTCATCGCGCACGGCAAGAGCCCCGAGACCCCCGTCGCGCTCGTCCAGGAAGGCACCACCGCCGCCCAGCGCCGCGTGGACGCCACTTTGGGAAGCGTGGGCGAGGTCGCCAGGGCCGAGGAGGTCAAGCCTCCGGCCGTCATCGTCGTCGGCGAGGTCGTCAGGGTGAACGCGCGCCCCTGA
- a CDS encoding GNAT family N-acetyltransferase, translating to MERHMTTHLPVFPDISISTDRLVLRPFEDADGSALIEMMNDEQVVAWTAVPHPYTARDADDWVRHIAPRERLEGRGIVLAVTEFLTQRLVGIVHLQHTNWRTLATEVGYVVAPWARGEGYATEAVLATAQWLFRDQRFERLELRTAADNTASQQVAQKIGCVSEGVLRNAWIARTQTEDGGWTDIRTDLIVWSLLPEDLDGVADQLTEAGYASYPDWN from the coding sequence ATGGAGCGGCACATGACTACCCACCTTCCGGTGTTCCCGGACATCTCCATCAGCACGGACCGGCTGGTGCTGCGCCCCTTCGAGGACGCCGACGGCTCCGCGCTCATCGAGATGATGAACGACGAGCAGGTGGTCGCCTGGACCGCGGTGCCCCACCCCTACACCGCGCGCGACGCCGACGACTGGGTCCGCCACATCGCCCCGCGCGAGCGCTTGGAGGGCCGGGGAATCGTTCTGGCGGTCACCGAGTTCCTGACCCAGCGCCTGGTGGGCATCGTCCACCTCCAGCACACCAACTGGCGCACCCTGGCCACCGAGGTCGGCTATGTGGTGGCGCCCTGGGCCCGCGGCGAGGGCTACGCCACCGAGGCCGTGCTCGCCACGGCCCAATGGCTCTTCAGGGACCAGCGGTTCGAGCGCCTGGAACTGCGCACCGCCGCCGACAACACCGCCTCCCAGCAGGTCGCCCAGAAGATCGGCTGCGTCAGCGAGGGAGTCCTGCGCAACGCCTGGATAGCGCGTACGCAGACGGAGGACGGCGGCTGGACGGACATCCGCACCGACCTCATCGTCTGGAGCCTGCTCCCCGAAGACCTCGACGGCGTCGCCGACCAGCTCACGGAGGCCGGATACGCCTCCTACCCCGACTGGAACTGA
- the cobT gene encoding nicotinate-nucleotide--dimethylbenzimidazole phosphoribosyltransferase, protein MTDTGQVPGEGLPENAGMVEQPGVPAPGAYTFLDPSDNAATAMDDDDLLLMPGAQGAWIDPQSAAAAAPVAAPAPPAPGPSPEPGAHETGGRDTGSVDLGGARAAQAPANPTPPPARRPLHLGPQVPDTSSGVVRSLADRGPAGAPANPMPVRTQGPPTVGPEYLDVPREEAAPQPPAPQPGHVQPGGGMAWTPQQRSAPQTSLNTPVAPAETVVPEGAEAHAAVQTVPAQASSQAAPHMAQPAPMLLVDQLVAQQGGQPQQGGQPQPVGQFVPVEGSVPTGPHLAPAQDAPAQDAPAQDAPAQDAPAQDAPAQDAPAQDAPAQDAPAQDAPAQDAPAQDAPAQDAPAQDAPAQDAPAQDAPAPEVGSAQEVPQPAPEAVAVVAQPEPAAAAEPVAPDAAAPVTPEPAVAEPAAEPVAPAPEASAAATQVAHAGAAEQTQAPQAVAESAVAGPAAPDAVVSDAVAPEAIGPESAAPASVAPEAVAPQPVVAQPVVAEAVMPEPAAPEPAAPEAAESAPAAPDAVVAPLPTESQAAGPQAAEAQTAQPLPAEPAVTEPVVEPAVAEAGSVTAAPAAEPAPAAEPAPAAEPAPVAVAPDQAPTHVAVPVPQIVAEEQVPGQPGVPEAAAAAVAPEPVQASEQVQAPEPVQAPEPVLVPRQDQGAAQPAGPVQEVAPAAPVAEAVAAPVTPETAAAPRPVETPEAVVPAAGEAEASERADEVAEVLEQGPAAPGYDDAEREAVLRVMRERRDIRNGFRSDPIPHEVLLRVLEAAHTAPSVGHSQPWDFVVIRSAETRRTMHELAERQREAYAKSLPKGRAKQFKELKIEAILETPVNIVVTADPTRGGRHTLGRYTQPQMAPYSSALAVENLWLAARAEGLGVGWVSFFDEREMVRALGLPEHLEVVAYLCVGYVDEFPDEPELMQAGWSKRRPLSWVVHEETYGRRALPGEDPHDLLQETIAGIRPLDAKALGEAWERQKRMTKPAGALGMLEIISAQLSGLSRKCPPPIPEPAAVAIFAGDHGVHAQGVTPWPQEVTGQMVANFLGGGAVCNAFAGQVGAEVCVIDVGVASELPATPGLLPRKVRPGTGDMTAGPAMTREEAIAAIEVGIETARDLVAAGNKALLTGEMGIANTTVSAALISLYTGVDPVEVTGRGTGINDETHARKVDVVRRALELHRPDPADPIGVLAAIGGLEHAALVGFLLGGASLRTPVILDGVSTGAAALVARAIAPEVLSACIAGHRSAEPGHVAALNKLGLRPLVDLDLRLGEGTGALLALPLVQSAARAMHEVATFDSAGVTEK, encoded by the coding sequence ATGACTGACACCGGCCAGGTCCCGGGCGAGGGACTGCCGGAGAACGCAGGCATGGTGGAACAGCCGGGCGTCCCCGCTCCCGGCGCCTACACCTTCCTCGACCCCTCCGACAACGCGGCGACCGCCATGGACGACGACGACCTCCTCCTGATGCCCGGCGCCCAAGGTGCCTGGATCGACCCGCAGTCGGCGGCCGCCGCTGCCCCTGTCGCCGCCCCGGCGCCGCCCGCTCCCGGCCCGTCACCGGAGCCCGGCGCGCACGAGACCGGCGGCCGCGACACGGGCTCGGTCGACCTCGGCGGCGCCCGCGCCGCGCAGGCGCCCGCGAACCCCACTCCGCCACCGGCCCGTCGCCCCCTGCACCTCGGCCCCCAGGTGCCGGACACCTCCTCCGGCGTCGTACGCTCCCTCGCCGACCGGGGCCCGGCCGGCGCCCCCGCGAACCCGATGCCCGTCCGGACGCAGGGGCCGCCCACCGTCGGCCCCGAGTACCTGGACGTCCCGCGTGAGGAAGCCGCTCCGCAGCCTCCGGCGCCCCAGCCCGGGCACGTGCAGCCGGGGGGAGGCATGGCATGGACGCCTCAGCAGCGTTCCGCGCCGCAGACGTCACTCAACACGCCCGTGGCCCCTGCAGAAACGGTCGTCCCGGAGGGCGCCGAAGCGCACGCGGCGGTTCAGACCGTACCGGCCCAGGCATCGTCGCAGGCGGCCCCGCACATGGCGCAGCCCGCGCCGATGCTCCTGGTCGACCAGCTCGTGGCGCAACAGGGCGGACAGCCGCAACAGGGTGGACAGCCGCAGCCGGTGGGCCAGTTCGTGCCCGTGGAGGGCTCGGTCCCGACCGGACCGCACCTCGCGCCCGCGCAGGACGCGCCCGCGCAGGACGCGCCCGCGCAGGACGCGCCCGCGCAGGACGCGCCCGCGCAGGACGCGCCCGCGCAGGACGCGCCCGCGCAGGACGCGCCCGCGCAGGACGCGCCCGCGCAGGACGCGCCCGCGCAGGACGCGCCCGCGCAGGACGCGCCCGCGCAGGACGCGCCCGCGCAGGACGCGCCCGCGCAGGACGCGCCCGCGCAGGACGCGCCCGCGCCCGAGGTGGGCAGCGCGCAGGAGGTGCCGCAGCCGGCACCCGAGGCCGTCGCTGTGGTCGCGCAGCCGGAGCCGGCCGCCGCGGCCGAGCCCGTGGCTCCGGACGCCGCCGCGCCCGTGACGCCCGAACCGGCCGTGGCCGAGCCCGCCGCCGAGCCCGTCGCGCCCGCCCCCGAGGCGTCGGCCGCCGCGACGCAGGTTGCGCATGCGGGGGCCGCCGAGCAGACCCAGGCTCCGCAGGCCGTTGCCGAATCCGCCGTGGCCGGACCCGCCGCGCCTGATGCGGTCGTGTCCGATGCGGTCGCGCCGGAGGCCATCGGGCCCGAATCCGCCGCGCCCGCATCCGTCGCACCTGAGGCGGTCGCTCCCCAACCCGTCGTCGCCCAGCCCGTCGTGGCCGAGGCCGTCATGCCGGAGCCCGCCGCGCCCGAGCCCGCCGCGCCCGAGGCCGCCGAGTCCGCGCCCGCCGCGCCCGACGCGGTCGTCGCGCCGCTGCCCACCGAGTCCCAGGCGGCCGGACCCCAGGCAGCCGAAGCTCAGACGGCCCAGCCGCTTCCCGCCGAGCCGGCCGTGACCGAGCCCGTCGTCGAGCCGGCCGTCGCCGAGGCGGGCTCGGTCACGGCCGCGCCCGCCGCCGAGCCCGCGCCCGCCGCCGAGCCCGCGCCCGCCGCCGAGCCCGCGCCGGTCGCGGTCGCGCCGGACCAGGCGCCCACGCATGTCGCCGTCCCCGTGCCGCAGATCGTGGCCGAGGAGCAGGTCCCGGGACAGCCCGGCGTCCCCGAGGCGGCGGCCGCCGCCGTCGCGCCCGAGCCCGTCCAGGCATCCGAGCAGGTCCAGGCCCCCGAACCCGTGCAGGCCCCCGAGCCCGTCCTCGTACCGCGGCAGGACCAGGGCGCGGCCCAGCCCGCCGGACCGGTCCAGGAGGTCGCCCCGGCGGCGCCGGTGGCCGAGGCCGTCGCCGCGCCGGTGACTCCTGAAACGGCCGCCGCGCCGCGGCCGGTCGAGACTCCGGAAGCGGTCGTGCCGGCCGCCGGGGAGGCGGAGGCGTCCGAGCGGGCCGATGAGGTGGCCGAAGTCCTGGAGCAGGGACCCGCCGCGCCCGGGTACGACGACGCCGAGCGGGAGGCCGTCCTGCGCGTCATGCGTGAGCGCCGCGACATCCGCAACGGCTTCCGCTCCGACCCCATCCCGCACGAGGTGCTGCTGCGCGTCCTCGAGGCGGCCCACACCGCGCCCAGCGTCGGGCACTCCCAGCCCTGGGACTTCGTGGTGATCCGGTCCGCCGAGACCAGGCGCACCATGCACGAACTGGCCGAGCGCCAGCGCGAGGCCTACGCCAAGTCGCTGCCCAAGGGCCGGGCCAAGCAGTTCAAGGAACTGAAGATCGAGGCCATCCTCGAAACCCCGGTGAACATCGTGGTCACCGCGGACCCGACGCGTGGCGGCAGGCACACCCTGGGCCGCTACACGCAGCCGCAGATGGCCCCGTATTCCTCGGCGCTCGCCGTCGAGAACCTGTGGCTCGCCGCCCGCGCCGAAGGCCTCGGTGTCGGCTGGGTCTCCTTCTTCGACGAGCGCGAGATGGTCCGCGCCCTCGGCCTGCCCGAGCACCTGGAGGTCGTCGCCTACCTGTGCGTCGGCTACGTGGACGAGTTCCCGGACGAGCCCGAGCTGATGCAGGCCGGCTGGTCCAAGCGCCGCCCGCTGTCGTGGGTCGTGCACGAGGAGACGTACGGCCGGCGCGCGCTGCCCGGCGAGGACCCGCACGACCTCCTTCAGGAGACCATCGCCGGGATCCGCCCGCTCGACGCCAAGGCGCTCGGCGAGGCCTGGGAGCGGCAGAAGCGGATGACCAAGCCTGCGGGCGCGCTCGGCATGCTGGAGATCATCTCCGCGCAGCTGTCCGGGCTGTCGCGCAAGTGCCCGCCGCCGATCCCCGAGCCGGCCGCCGTCGCGATCTTCGCCGGTGACCACGGGGTGCACGCGCAGGGCGTCACCCCCTGGCCCCAGGAAGTCACCGGCCAGATGGTCGCCAACTTCCTCGGCGGCGGCGCGGTCTGCAACGCCTTCGCCGGCCAGGTGGGCGCCGAGGTCTGCGTGATCGACGTGGGCGTGGCCAGTGAACTGCCGGCCACCCCCGGCCTGTTGCCCCGCAAGGTGCGCCCGGGTACGGGCGACATGACGGCCGGGCCCGCCATGACCCGCGAGGAGGCGATCGCCGCCATCGAGGTCGGCATCGAGACCGCCCGCGACCTGGTGGCGGCCGGCAACAAGGCGCTCCTGACCGGTGAGATGGGCATCGCCAACACCACCGTGTCCGCCGCCCTCATCTCGCTCTACACGGGCGTCGACCCGGTGGAGGTGACCGGACGCGGAACCGGCATCAACGACGAGACGCACGCCCGCAAGGTCGATGTCGTGCGCCGTGCCCTGGAACTGCACCGGCCCGACCCGGCCGACCCGATCGGCGTCCTCGCCGCGATCGGTGGTCTGGAGCACGCGGCCCTGGTCGGTTTCCTGCTCGGTGGCGCGTCGCTGCGTACGCCGGTGATCCTCGACGGCGTCAGCACGGGAGCGGCCGCCCTGGTCGCCCGCGCGATCGCCCCCGAGGTGCTGTCCGCCTGCATCGCCGGACACCGCAGCGCCGAGCCCGGGCATGTGGCCGCCCTCAACAAGCTGGGCCTTCGCCCGCTGGTCGACCTGGACCTGCGCCTCGGTGAGGGCACCGGTGCGCTGCTCGCCCTGCCCCTGGTGCAGAGCGCGGCCCGCGCCATGCACGAGGTCGCCACGTTCGACTCGGCGGGCGTCACCGAGAAGTAG
- a CDS encoding chlorophyllase, with amino-acid sequence MSDSNTLAARNVRGVPATVVSAKPVLLPAPGRGEDLQVRVSAPATGGDLPVIVFSHGAGSTMNGYGPLADHWAAHGFVVVQPTHLDSRTLALSADDPRTPGIWRVRVADLVRVLDELAVLEAAIPGLAGRVDRARVAVAGHSWGAQSASMLLGARVLGPDGAPGEDMSDPRVMAGVLLAAPGLGDELTPFAREHLPFMTPSFASMTPPTLVVAGDNDHSRLTTRGPDWFTDPYTHSPAPKSLLTLAGGEHSLGGVAGYEAAETTDENPARVALLQRLTTAFLHSALHPGDPSWKAVMSELETDPDPLATLRTK; translated from the coding sequence ATGTCCGACTCCAACACCCTCGCCGCGCGAAACGTGCGGGGCGTCCCCGCCACGGTGGTCTCCGCGAAGCCGGTCCTCCTGCCCGCCCCGGGCCGCGGCGAGGACCTTCAGGTCCGCGTGTCCGCCCCCGCGACCGGCGGCGATCTGCCCGTCATCGTCTTCTCGCACGGCGCCGGCTCCACGATGAACGGCTACGGCCCGCTGGCCGACCACTGGGCCGCGCACGGCTTCGTGGTCGTGCAGCCCACCCACCTCGACTCCCGCACCCTCGCCCTGTCCGCCGACGATCCCCGCACGCCGGGCATCTGGCGCGTGCGCGTCGCGGACCTGGTGCGCGTGCTGGACGAACTCGCCGTCCTGGAAGCGGCGATACCGGGCCTGGCCGGCCGCGTGGACCGCGCCCGGGTCGCCGTGGCGGGGCACTCCTGGGGAGCCCAGAGCGCGAGCATGCTGTTGGGGGCGCGCGTCCTCGGCCCGGACGGCGCGCCCGGAGAGGACATGTCCGATCCCCGCGTGATGGCGGGCGTGCTGCTCGCCGCGCCGGGCCTCGGCGACGAGCTGACGCCGTTCGCGCGGGAGCACCTTCCCTTCATGACGCCGTCCTTCGCCTCCATGACGCCGCCCACGCTCGTCGTCGCCGGGGACAACGACCACTCCCGGCTGACCACGCGCGGGCCGGACTGGTTCACCGACCCCTACACCCACAGCCCGGCCCCCAAGAGCCTGCTCACCCTGGCCGGCGGGGAGCATTCGCTGGGCGGCGTCGCCGGATACGAGGCCGCCGAGACGACGGATGAGAACCCGGCACGCGTCGCCCTGCTCCAGCGCCTCACCACGGCGTTCCTGCACAGCGCCCTCCACCCGGGCGACCCCTCCTGGAAGGCGGTGATGAGCGAACTCGAGACGGACCCCGACCCCCTGGCCACGCTGCGGACCAAGTAG
- a CDS encoding TetR/AcrR family transcriptional regulator — MSDSGKGTASSAGSRRKDARRNQQTLLEAAAAVFVQSGVEAPVRDIAAEAGVGVGTIYRHFPTRADLVVAVYRHQVDACAEAGPALLTAAPSPQTALEQWVDQFVDFLVTKHGLAAALRADTSGFEPLHTYFLDRLLPVCAALLGAAAESGEIRSDLDAYQLMRGIGNLCAGAEDDPRYDARRLVALLLAGLRKDPAARS; from the coding sequence GTGAGCGACAGCGGCAAGGGGACGGCGAGCTCGGCCGGGTCCCGGCGCAAGGACGCCCGGCGCAATCAGCAGACGCTGCTGGAGGCCGCGGCCGCGGTCTTCGTCCAGTCGGGCGTGGAGGCGCCGGTCCGGGACATCGCCGCCGAAGCCGGTGTCGGCGTGGGCACCATCTACCGCCACTTCCCCACCCGGGCGGACCTCGTCGTCGCGGTCTACCGCCATCAGGTGGACGCCTGCGCCGAGGCGGGACCCGCCCTGCTGACGGCGGCGCCCTCACCCCAAACCGCCCTGGAACAGTGGGTCGACCAGTTCGTCGACTTCCTGGTCACCAAACACGGCCTCGCCGCGGCGCTGCGGGCCGACACCAGCGGCTTCGAGCCGCTGCACACCTATTTCCTCGACCGGCTCCTGCCGGTGTGCGCCGCGCTCCTGGGCGCCGCCGCCGAGTCAGGGGAGATACGTTCCGACCTCGACGCGTATCAGCTCATGCGGGGCATCGGAAACCTGTGCGCAGGCGCCGAGGACGACCCGCGCTATGACGCGCGCCGCCTGGTCGCTCTGCTCCTCGCGGGACTGCGAAAGGACCCGGCGGCCCGGAGCTGA
- the cbiE gene encoding precorrin-6y C5,15-methyltransferase (decarboxylating) subunit CbiE, with product MADRVTVIGWDGSPLTPAATSALTAATLVAGAAHHLSLPEVPAGAERIRLGSVSLAARRIAGHRGSAVVLADGDPGFFGVLRTLRDPEHGLEVEVVPAVSAVAGAFARAGMPWDDARIVVAHPRTLRRAVNVCRAHPKVAVLTSPGAGPAELALLLEGVHRTFVICEELGSDREQVTVLTSESAADHAWRDPNVVIVLGGGPAGEGEGWLAGPAPGYPSAPRGWALPAREYDAGLGTGETAELRAAQLARLGPRVGDLVWDIGCGSGALSVEAARFGAAVIAVDEDAGACSRAESTARRFGVQLQVVRGRAPHILETLPEPDVVRIGGGGAGVVEACADRRPERIVTHASTRDEAEAVGAVLSAGGYDVECALLQSVDLDTRAWSERERSVAFLLCGRRKERSL from the coding sequence ATGGCCGACCGCGTCACGGTGATCGGCTGGGACGGCTCGCCCCTCACCCCCGCGGCCACCTCCGCCCTGACCGCCGCGACCCTGGTCGCCGGCGCCGCCCACCACCTCTCGCTCCCCGAAGTGCCCGCGGGCGCCGAACGCATCCGGCTCGGCAGCGTGAGCCTGGCCGCCCGGCGCATCGCGGGGCACCGGGGGAGCGCGGTCGTCCTCGCCGACGGCGACCCCGGGTTCTTCGGCGTCCTGCGCACCCTCAGGGACCCCGAGCACGGCCTTGAGGTCGAGGTCGTGCCGGCCGTCTCCGCCGTCGCCGGAGCCTTCGCCCGGGCCGGCATGCCCTGGGACGACGCCCGGATCGTCGTCGCCCACCCCCGCACCCTGCGCCGCGCCGTCAACGTCTGCCGCGCCCACCCCAAGGTCGCCGTCCTCACCTCGCCGGGCGCGGGACCCGCCGAACTCGCGCTGCTCCTCGAAGGCGTCCACCGCACCTTCGTCATCTGCGAGGAACTGGGCAGCGACCGTGAACAGGTCACCGTCCTCACCTCCGAGAGCGCCGCCGACCACGCCTGGCGCGACCCCAACGTCGTCATCGTCCTGGGCGGCGGCCCGGCGGGCGAAGGCGAGGGCTGGCTCGCGGGACCCGCCCCCGGCTACCCCTCGGCGCCGCGCGGCTGGGCGCTGCCGGCCCGCGAGTACGACGCCGGCCTCGGCACCGGTGAAACCGCCGAGCTGCGCGCCGCCCAACTCGCCAGGCTCGGGCCCAGGGTCGGCGACCTCGTGTGGGACATCGGCTGCGGCAGCGGCGCCCTGTCGGTGGAGGCGGCGCGGTTCGGCGCCGCGGTGATAGCCGTCGACGAGGACGCGGGGGCCTGCTCGCGCGCCGAGTCCACCGCCCGCCGCTTCGGCGTGCAGCTCCAGGTGGTCAGGGGCCGGGCCCCGCACATCCTGGAGACGCTGCCCGAGCCCGACGTCGTACGGATCGGGGGCGGCGGGGCCGGCGTGGTGGAGGCGTGCGCCGACCGCAGGCCCGAGCGCATCGTCACGCATGCCTCGACACGGGACGAGGCGGAGGCCGTGGGAGCCGTTTTGAGCGCCGGCGGATACGACGTCGAGTGCGCGCTCCTCCAATCGGTCGACCTCGACACGCGTGCCTGGTCGGAGCGCGAACGCTCGGTCGCCTTCCTGCTCTGCGGACGGCGAAAAGAAAGATCCCTGTGA
- a CDS encoding RNA methyltransferase gives MADLITVDDPDDPRLRDYTGLTDVELRRRREPAEGLFIAEGEKVIRRAKDAGYEMRSMLLSAKWVDVMRDVIDELPAPVYAVSPDLAERVTGYHVHRGALASMQRKPLPAAEELLTAARRVVVMEAVNDHTNIGAIFRSAAALGMDAVLLSPDCADPLYRRSVKVSMGAVFSVPYARLDSWPKGLETVRAAGCKLLALTPAEQASSIDDAAPHKLDKVALMLGAEGEGLSRQALVAADEWVRIPMAHGVDSLNVGAAAAVAFYAVATGRPTT, from the coding sequence GTGGCCGATCTCATCACCGTCGACGACCCCGACGATCCCCGTCTGCGCGATTACACGGGCCTGACCGACGTGGAACTGCGGCGCCGCCGCGAACCCGCGGAAGGCCTCTTCATCGCCGAGGGCGAGAAGGTCATCAGACGGGCCAAGGACGCCGGGTACGAGATGCGCTCGATGCTGCTCTCGGCCAAGTGGGTCGACGTGATGCGGGACGTCATCGACGAACTGCCCGCGCCCGTCTACGCGGTGAGCCCCGACCTCGCCGAACGCGTCACCGGCTACCACGTGCACCGGGGGGCGCTCGCCTCGATGCAGCGCAAGCCGCTGCCCGCCGCCGAGGAACTGCTCACCGCCGCGCGCCGCGTGGTGGTCATGGAAGCCGTCAACGACCACACGAACATCGGCGCGATCTTCCGGAGCGCAGCCGCCCTGGGCATGGACGCGGTCCTGCTCTCACCGGACTGCGCCGACCCGCTGTACCGGCGGTCGGTGAAGGTGTCGATGGGCGCGGTCTTCTCGGTCCCCTACGCCCGGCTCGACTCCTGGCCCAAGGGGTTGGAGACGGTCCGCGCGGCCGGCTGCAAGCTGCTCGCGCTCACCCCGGCCGAGCAGGCCTCCAGCATCGACGATGCCGCCCCGCACAAGCTCGACAAGGTGGCCCTCATGCTGGGCGCGGAGGGCGAGGGGCTGTCCCGTCAGGCGCTGGTCGCCGCCGACGAATGGGTACGCATCCCGATGGCCCACGGCGTCGACTCGCTCAACGTGGGCGCGGCGGCGGCCGTCGCCTTCTACGCGGTGGCCACCGGCAGGCCGACGACCTGA